From the Musa acuminata AAA Group cultivar baxijiao chromosome BXJ3-1, Cavendish_Baxijiao_AAA, whole genome shotgun sequence genome, the window ATGGGATTCGCCAGCAAGGATTACAGCGGTGATTGCAGTCGAACTAGCTAAACGATTGTTCCCTTTCAATCATTTTCTGTATCAATTTTGTTGTAATTAGATCCAAAACATAATTGTAAAAGTATATATAGTCTCAACccattttttttgtttcattGAATAAATCCTACATCTTTGTCCTCCTAAACTGCAGGTGGTTCTTTGCATCTGTTGAGACTGTCTTTGTAAAGTCTTCTTAGCAGCAAATTTGCTGTATGCTACACTGACACCAATGTTTGGTGTCAGATGGTTTAAAAGATTTTTTTGCTTCATTGAGCCATTAAATTCTCTACTTGGTAGCTATATAATCCGATTGATTAAGCTACCCTGTTCTACATTTGACTTTTTCTGAAATGATCACTGGATACTCTATTAATCTGTAGTAGCAACATTTCTACGATTGGTGGTTGTATTGCAGACATGTCTAACTGAAATGGCATTAAGAACTCCATAAGTTGCATGGTTTTCTATTATCATCTGTAAATCTCCATTCAAGAAAAATGATGCTGGATCTGAGGAGGGTTGTGTAGGACCTTATCCCCATGTTCATCTTTCAATCTCATATATAACTTGTTGGCAAGCTGCAGCAAACATGTAAAGGATTTCTAGTGTTTAGGTACTTGAATTTGAATATGAACTCAACTCGGGTGCCTATTTTTCGAATCGAATCCGTTCACGCCCGATCCGATTAATTGCTGCCACTCCCATGTTTTGGGTCAAAATTTTGATCCAATCGGGTTGGATCCGATCCACTGAGTCACAAATTCGATCCATTACCAGTTCTAATCGGATCTGATCCGTACCCCCGAATAAGATCCGCGACTGCGACGACAAGACCAAAGAGAAGCATCGAATCATTCATCTTCGGTCCTCATCGAAGCCGTCCTCGCCTTCCGTCGATCGCGTCACGCGCATTCCTATCTTatcgagaagagagagagagagagagagagagagagtgagggaGGATTTCGGTCTGTGGCTGGCCGACTATGGGAGAGGAGGAGAGGGATCCACAGCGGCTGAAGAGGATCGCGGCGGCGGCGTACGACTACGACAACGATCCCCGATGGGCGGAGTACTACTCCAACATCCTGATCCCGCCTCACATGGCCGCCCGATCCGACGTCGTTGACCACTTCAAGCGCAAGTTCTACCAGCGCTTCATCGTAGGTTTCTTTCCTAGTCTAGTCGTTCGATTTGGTGACCCGCCTCTGTCTTTTGGTGTGGTCTATTAATGCCTAAGATGAGACAAAGATCGCGCGATCCGCGTTCTTGGCCTCGGTTGTGTCAGAAATATATTAGTGTGACAAATTAGGGTTTCgatcatcttcttttttttctcctgaACTATGTATGCAAAgagttgcatttttatttttaatatggaCGGATTCTGGTTAATTATTTGTTATCTTATGAAACATTTCGTTTTACAACTTGTAGTAgttttcttttgatcattagcATTCGCTTTTGCTGAAGTGCAGCTTAGTTCTTTGTGCAGCTATTTCTTCCTGGTTCTTTTCCTGGGGAACTGAATTGGTACTCTGCTAATTTTCTTAGGAATTTGTGCTTTTGAAAGTCGATCATTAGCTTCTTTTCTTGCTCGAACCCAGCAAGTTCCTATTTAGggtttagctttttttttttttgtcgtctTCTAATACGTTCAGTATTTGTTATTTTACCTCGAGCTTTTTGTGAATTTATTGATTTTACTCAGATTTGATGTTGCTCAATTTTGGCTATTGTCATTAATAATGGATCATTTCATTCTCATGGTCATATGGATCTGTTGGCTTTTCGATTTCAATGCTGCCTTCGTGGGGTTTTTGATAGAGATCAAGTTCCTGATAGCTATTTCGGCAGTTTATGCTCAGTCTTTTGGTCTCCATATGGAAGGAAggatgtgattttgttgatgtggTTTACAATTCATTTCTTTGATTGATTGAGGTGCGGATATACGCTCTGCCTCGTCCTTTCTTCCTCATTCATTTGATAGTTAAAACTCTTCCCTTTCTCTGCCCTATCCTTTTCTTTCTTGACAGCTAGCATAAACTCACACCACACTTACACATGCATACATGCACAGTCAACAATGGGGAGAGCCAGATAGAGATCTAGAAACCAAGAACGATGGATCACTCTCATAACACTTCATGCATGCACAGTCAGCACTGGGGAGAGCCAGCCAGATCTAGATGCCAAGAATAATGTTCCACATTCATGCCGCTTCCAATGTACCAACCTGCATAATTGGCATCCGGCCTTGACAACTCTTACCCTTCCATTTCCAAGCAACCTGCCCCCTTGGGACTAACGCTAGAAGCATGCATATGTCTCGTTGTGTGCTTATTCTGGTGATCCTTCAGTGTTCACTGCTTGTTGTACTTATACCTGTTCTATGCCTCATCCTTCATTCTGAAATGTGGTGTTTCAAGTTCTAACTATAAGAAATCGGTGGTTTGGATCGGATTTATGACCACTTTTTAATGGATTCCAAAACTGGTTGGCATCTTGGTTGTCTGCTGGTTATTAGCATAGTTTTTTTACTTTTTCTAAAGTTAGATTGGATATGAATTGACACATCCATTCTGAATCTGGTATATTTACAGAGATAGTGCATACTGGTGTTATTGGGGATTAGAAAAACTAATTTTAGTCAAATGATTGAGTTTTCCACAATGGAACACTACTTGTATTAATTGATGGTATTCTATAATCTGATATATCAAATCTATATTTGGTAATCTTGGCTTAACTAAAGCTACTTTTCAAGTACCCTGGTTTTGACGGCTTGTAGTTTCTTCCAAAAGCGGCTGATGTTTCTAGATGTTGCCAAAAAGGTCCTTCTACATTTTGCTTTTACATGTTCTGATATTATAATTAACTTCTAGGATCCTGATCTTGTTGTGGAGACCATGTCTTCAACTAGTTCTTCTCAGTCATCAAGAGCATCAGACAGACCTTCATCGCAACCAACACAGTCTTCAAGAGCATCAGAGAGACCATCACAGTCAACTGCTCGAAATGTGAGGCCACAGAATTCAGGTGGATTGAAACTTAAAACCTTTCCATTGCTTATATTATAACTAATATGCTGCCATAGAAGTTCAAAGGTTTTACAAAAGTACTTTAAGATTCCTTTTGGAAAAGAAGAACTATACCTTTGAACTTGACATTTTTTGCAGGGTCTGGTAGTGGTAGTACGGGAACAGCTGCGTCAGTGGGTGGGAATGCTAATCCTTTGAGGCTGGATCAACGATCTATACATTTTGCTGTCAATGCTTGGGTatgtaaaacatttcctctcatgTTTCTTTATACATAAAATATAGTGTCCTAGTACTGTTCAATTGCCAGGAATAGGTAGGTTTGTTTCCAGTTTTTTATGCTTGATTGTATGTCTGTATGTCTAGAACTGATAGGTTGGGCCCTTGGAGCAAATATCTTGAGGGAATCTGATATTTATTACTTTGTTATTTATATCTTTGATTTTTGTAGTCGAATATATCATTGCTGTTTAATAACCTAACAAAGCTTGTTATTGATGATATCAcctcaaataaattaaaaaaaacaagtTGAAAGAACCAGACTATGGAATTGATCATTGAATCTAAAATTCAGTTGATCAGAGTTTCTCTGATATTAGGATGGCAAAATTTGTCctatgtaaaaaaaaagaaacgcaCATTAGGGGTACCAGATGATAGGCACACTGCCTATGATCTCCAGTTTCAATCATCAAAACTGGATGGTAAGCCAATTTGGTAGTGTTACAAGGTGGTAACCCTGATTCAGGCTGGATTTGGCAAACTTGCCCTATTCAGGTCGCATATTTGGTTGGATCAACGTTTACCGGTCCGACCGGTTTCTATTTTCTTGCTTTCAACTACTGCaaattttgttcctttttttcccTTAATATTATATTTCTGCTTTTGCTGCTCATATGTTCTTTAGGCGGTATTGGTCTGACTTTCCTATGGTTTATGATGTTTGGACACTTAGGGATGCACCAATGTCCCAGCGTGTATTTCAGTCCATGGGGCTCAACTGTATAATTTGAGAGATATTATATAGAAAATATGTACATTGACTTGCATGTCTGTAAAAATGCTTTTGAGACTATGCCATGGACACTGAAGGTATCTTCCATATAGGATGAAAACCTTGAGTTCTTTTACAGATTTCATGTTTATCACAGAAGCTGGTAACAGCCATCTAATTCTGTAGAAATTCTTGGGGCTCTTAAAACAACTATCTTAATCTTTGTCCTGTACATTTGTTTGTCAAATTGTCCTTGCAGTCACTTGGTTTATATAAACGCAAATTTGTGCTTATCTGTGGAAATGCTGTTGCCACCATGGTGGGTgcacacatgtatcacaaatgtcTTAGTGTGTATGACTTAGTGCTTGTGcttatttgtatttatattttttccCTTGAAGTTGCTTGCTGCATTTTTCTGCCCATCTTTTATAAACTGATGTATCTTATATTAGGTACTAGTGGTTGCTGTGCTTGGGATGCTTCCAGTTGCTTCAAGAAATCTTTCAAACAAGGCATATCGTTTGTCCTTGCTGGGTACTGCATGTTCCTCAGTTTATTCGGTGTACAGTCTCTATGGGGTGAGTTCTAGATAATAGTCATTGCAAATAAAGACTTACAGAGTTTTAAGTTAGTTGTATTGGTTAAGCATGGTAATTTATACTTTATAATTGCAGATTTATcctgtattttttttctcttcacaGAAACCAAGGGCATGGAACCTCCCTGCTATTCAAACATGGGTTCAGACAGTGGTTGGAGGGAAGGATTTTATCCATTTGATATATTGTATCACACTTGTTACACTGCAGCTACGTTTTAAGTGtgagttattttttaatatgttGTTGTTTTGGAACTTCCTAACCTCAAACCACTAATATTTGAGGCCTTGTTATATTGTGTTGTTGATTAGTATCCTGTGATGCCAATTTGTGCTGCAGTTGCTCTCATTCCTGTGTTTTGTTGGGCTCTTGACCATGTGGCCAGATTCCTAAGGTGTAATTTTGCACGCTCATCTTTATACAGGTAATTGAGCTTAACTTTCATGTAACAATTACTTACAGGCGACAATCTTAACAAATTTTGTACAGAAACAAAGTTAATATAACTATCCAATATAGAATTATATGTTCTGTAAATGATCCATCACTACTTCATGATTGCTGAGAGTAACTTTGTCATGTTCACCATTGGTTTTTTATTTTGTCATTTAGTTGTATAATTTAGTGTGAGACTGAACATTCAATGCTGGGTATTAAGGGCATCACTGAACATGGATTATATTTGTACTGGATGGAAGCTCATGTCATGTCTGTATCCTGTTCATAAGAGATGTATATTAGTTGATATAGGGGGCTCACAAGCTCATCAGTATACTTCCATCAGATAGTATTAGGGACAATCTTCCTTATTGTGTGGTTAAGTATCTGCTCTATGCAAAGCTCTAGTATAAACTTAGTTTTCAATTAGATAATATATATGCCAAGCATATTTTGGTATGTCTGGGCATTATTAATGATGTCAGTCCAAAGGATAAGTATCTTAAGGGATTCTCCTGTTGTAGAGCGATACCGAAGGTGTTTTGGCTGTGACATCTCCAGTGGCTTGGTTATTTTTAAGCTTTGTCCGGAGCTATTTTCTTGGTATGTAGTGGGTGTCTATTGAATGAGCTTGTAGTTTTATCAAAGTTTATAATGTGGTGGTGCAAATTTTTGTTATTCTTGTGCGTCATTCTGATTCTGACATGCCATATTTActtaaaatttgtttcaaaattcGTCATTATTGATCACAAGTCTGGTAATTTGATTCGTCGTTATGATCTTTATATCAGATACAAAATAATGTGCATCTTTTATTGTTTGATTAAGATTTGTGAGGTGCTTTACTTGCTTCTTGAGAACGAATGATAAAGAGTAATCAACTAAAGTAATGGTTACACATTTGATGCACAGGAAATACATGGAGGAACCTTGTTTGTGGGTAGAGGCAAAAGGAACGACATTGAATATTCTCAGTTCGAATGCCGAGATTGGAATGGGCTTTCTTCTAATCATATCTCTATTCTCGTCAGTCAATCTACATCATTCTGTTGTTTCTGTTTTTCATCTTCTCAAATTCTGATCTTTAGAATTTCTAATTTTGCTGATGCAGGTGGCAGCGCAACATAATACAGACATTCATATACTGGCAGGTTAGTTCTGTTGGCTATGAACACACACAACCAATATCACATTTATATTTAGTCATTACCTGGAGGTAGCTCAAATGCTAACACCTTTACACGTTAAACAAGCAAGACCTCTTTTAGAACCGTGATCAATTTTCCTAAGGAAAATGCTATGGACAGGTGAGCAACTGCCATATCTTAGTATCAATTGCTGTGATTGTTTGTTTCATTGGTACATCTTTCCAATGTGGGTTGTATTCAAGCATCCAGAAAAAGAGGAGTCTCTACTGATACTAGGGAAGGAAATAGATATTTACTTAATCCATTTTCATCTTCAACCAACTCTTGCAGAGAATTAAATAAGAAACTTTACATCCCTGTTCTCCCTGACATCTGTCTTCCGAGTAGAAGTCATTTAAATTTTGTAGATTATTGTCATTGTTGTTGACTAATTCTCTGCTCCTCCTTGCTGGTTGATGCAGTTGCTGAAGGTGATGTACCATGTTCCAGTAACTGCTGGTTATCACCAGAGCGCATGGGCCAGGATCGGTCGTACTGTGAATCCGTATATCTACCGCTATGCTCCTTTCCTAAACAGCCCGATCTCCGCTGTCCAGAGATGGTGGTTTAGGTAAGAAGGAAGAGGAACATGAAATGGCCATGAACGGGAAGGATTTTGTTGTCACTTGTCAGTCAATCTCAAAATGTTGCTTTCAGTGGACAAATAGTAAAAACTTTCAAGAACCCATTTTGTGATCTTCTAC encodes:
- the LOC135629660 gene encoding uncharacterized protein LOC135629660 is translated as MGEEERDPQRLKRIAAAAYDYDNDPRWAEYYSNILIPPHMAARSDVVDHFKRKFYQRFIDPDLVVETMSSTSSSQSSRASDRPSSQPTQSSRASERPSQSTARNVRPQNSGSGSGSTGTAASVGGNANPLRLDQRSIHFAVNAWVLVVAVLGMLPVASRNLSNKAYRLSLLGTACSSVYSVYSLYGKPRAWNLPAIQTWVQTVVGGKDFIHLIYCITLVTLQLRFKFALIPVFCWALDHVARFLRCNFARSSLYRKYMEEPCLWVEAKGTTLNILSSNAEIGMGFLLIISLFSWQRNIIQTFIYWQLLKVMYHVPVTAGYHQSAWARIGRTVNPYIYRYAPFLNSPISAVQRWWFR